The sequence CTCTGCCTCTGGACATGCCCCACAGCCCGAGGTAATGCTGACTCCTCGTCGCGCCAGTACCCCTCTAGTCGGCAAGCACCCCCACGCAACTTTTCAGATAAAAAAGACCACTCGAGGGTGAATGTGCATCTGCCAGATCCAGCCACCCTCGATTTGCCGAGCCAGCGTCCTTCTCACTATCCCCAATAGGTCCCTAATACTTGTCTCTGGCCTGCCAATCCGACCCCACACCTTTCCGTCCTCAGTCACACTTTCTGCAAGTGGTATCGCCAACACTCGCTCCGCCAGCTACTTCCCAAAGGCCCGTCTGACTAGGGTCTCATCCCATCTCCGCTCGTTTAAGACAAACAAGTCGCCTACTCTGCACCCCTCCAATCGTCCTATGTCAACCAAGGTGGGCCACCGACATAAAGGCAAGTCGGCCAACCAGCAGTCTTCCACGACGTCCATGCCGCGCCCGTCATCAATCTCCCACCTGATCTCCGAACTCACCAAGGGAGCCCGAGAGCAGATCTCTCTCCAGATAAAGGGAGCTCCGCCTGCACACCCAGAAGACTGAAGGATCACCCGGCCAACTTATGCTTGTTTGCAATCTATTTATGAACTCTCTTTATGACGACGCTTTGCTGTCCATGAAAGTTTAGAAATATGTTTAGAATTCAGAAATAAAACATTGCGGATTGACCAAATAGAATGGCATCGTGGCTTTTCTTGGGCAGGTATTCATAGACCAcgaccttttcttttctctcgacAGAGCAATCCAACATACGAACACGATTCCTGTGCTGAAATTCTGCAATTAATTTTGTTTCAGAGTAGATTTATTCTTGCAACCATCTGCGTTGGTGTTTCCATTGCGCTTAGAAATCTTCCCAACAAAGTGTTTCATCAGTTGAAAGCTTTAAAAAGGTAATCAAATTTGTGATTTCTGATCTTGTCCCATATCTTGTCCTTATCAATTCAGTAATTTACGCTCTCCACGCAATACATACTTGGAATCCACATTCCTAATGTTGTAGCCATCTTTTGGTTCAGATTTAGCAGTTTGCTTCATTGACGCTGGGAAACTCCTAATAATCTATGGGCTTTTCTCGAACAATTATTTATGGTTATGCATGGTTTATGGATTAACGCTATGTATGTCAGTGGTGTTGCTATTATTATAATTTGCTGTGGGCTCTCCTGGTGCGCAAACCGATGGATTGATTGATAGTTCgcttttctaaaaatttcttcCCTCTTTCCAATACATTTTGCGAATACCACTTCGTCAACCCCAACCCATCCCTCATCTCCCCTCACGAAAACCACCCGGCGCATGACATTGGATAGTGTCCATCACTCCTCGTAATCCCAaattaaaaatcttaagaatgatttttttattgaaaaaacaaaaaaaaaccaaacTTGTGACTATTCTTCTGCGTGGGCGGCCACCTGCGGCCCCGTCATGTCGACAAAAGCAGCTCATTATTTTTTCGGACTATCTGCACCAATAGACCACCATCTTCAATTAgggtttttaaaaaaatgctgaGATCAAGCGGAAATCACATCTAGTTTGAGAATATATCAATAATGGATGTTTAGATAGATCATGGAGACAAATGCAGTAGAGTATTAGTCTGCCAGCTCCACGCATTAGTTTTCCTGAAAGGTATTCCAGCGCATTCCATTTACTTTGAGACTTGAGCTTTTAACACCGCCAGTTCCTTTCCAGCATCAAGCATCTGAGGTCATCGACGATGGAAGCATGGCTTGTCATGAACACTTTCCGAAAAGGCAAACTGCATCCCCAAGAAAATAAGATATGATGATTTTTTATCCTAAAACAATGTTAAGAGCAGATGCTTCCACCCTACAGCATATAACATTCAAAACAGACTGGCAGGAAAGGATATAAAAGTAATCACTTGTCGGATCCAGCGCAACACAGCATGGGCCACACAATCCATTTGTACTGGTGCAGTTGCCAACTGGTGCAGATTCGCCGGGAAATCAATAGCATTAAGATGATTGCAAAAGGCAACGAACCTAAGGCTAAGGACAAGATCCTAATATCGCAATGGAACTTTTTCTGTTTTCAAACTACTTTATTGTCCCAGCCTCCTAAATCTCAGCGGTCAGAAAACAGCAGGCAAATACTCATTGCCTTCAAATCTCATAAAATATCCATAATGGCTTTCCCGCTTGCATCTAGATTCCATGCAAAATTGTCATCTGTTTGTCACATCAACAACTGCACTAGTCTAGTTTCATTCTACTGCATGATGACAGAACAAGCCAAAGACCAAGGAAAGCAGTTGATAGGTGTCACCAAATTAAACAGCAGACTGAAACATCTCAACCAGTATCAGGTTATACTACAGGGGTTAAGTACCAAATTTACATAAGCCTACCAGAAAGTATTGCACTGGGCCACCCACCAAGTGGTATTGTTAGCATACATCTGACCATATTCTGCTCCATATGTGAAAAACCAGAactccttgtaatctctttttgttttctttagaaGAAACAGCAATCATCGTCATCACTTTGCAACACACACAGCGCTACACAGGTGGAGTTGACGATGGCCTGTTACAATGATGAGTAACTTGTCAGTCCCTCTGCTGTCTAAAGGTCTTTTAACTTGAGTAGACTAAACGATATTGGAGAAGGCAAAGAAGGGAGATATTAAAAGCATCTGCTAGAGATGACCAAATACAATAACAAATAAACAGCTACTGCAGTATTGCAAGAAAAGAGCAATTCACGACTAATGTAGCAGATCACACCAGCATATGTAacataagccaaattgaataataCTATTGGAAAGAGCAACAAATATTTGCCACTGGTGAATGTAAAATGACGATAGTAAGTCTAAGAAATTAAATCAAAAGGCACATTTCCCAGGCTAACCAGCACGAGAGATCTTGAATAGACAAGCCTAATGAATGATGGCAAACAGAAACAGACTGATTATCCAATTGGCGGGGAGTGGGGAATGCAAGGTCAGGGCCACCTGTGCACCCAAGCTGTCTGGCCAAGGCTCTTGGATGAACCAAAATGCCTAGACACTCGCACTTTCCAGGCCTTAAAGTGAGGCAGCTGCCCCAGCGCCTGGGTTGGTGCCCATACAGGTGCCTGGTCATATATGGGCTGCCTGTCTTTGGGAAAGCCTTGCGATTGGTCCCTTAAGGCATTAAATTTGTTGACTAATTCTCTACAaggaaaatttatttaattgaaCAGATAAAGAGTAATTCAATCCAAGATTGCATTATGGTAAAGGAGTAGACAACCTTTACTGTATCAATATGATATCTTTGAAATGCTTTTTATCAACTGCATACAACTCTACAGATGAATGATACAATTTTTGTAACCTGTAAGGCTTTTACTCCAGAACCTGCCTGGTGTTGCAGGCATTTTGCCTAGACCTTTAAAGGGTTCATTCACCTAAGCGATTTGACAACCTTGCAACATTATAATCAACCCATGGGATCCTGTTACAATGATGACTAACCGGTCACTCCCTACTTAATTAAAGTCTAACCATGTTGAGCTTAAATCTGCTTAtcaagatcagtaaagcacaagaagaaaaggcaaaTTTTGAAACCAACTAAAAGAGGAGACTTGGCTAGCTTCAACAGCAAATTAACAACAATGTTGCtagaaaattttgaattgaaagCAATTTATGACCTATAATGGGTATCCAATGATTGAAGGGTAAGTCACATGAGCATCTGAATGAGATACTAACTTGAAATACGAACAATTCCAACCAGTAACTACTAACAAATGTAGAAAATCAAACACATGCAAGTTgagaataataattaaaaaatatatctcTACAACTAGTCATTCAAATCTTTTGAATCCACAATCGCAACACACGATGGAACAAACTGAAAAAAGATATTCTGATCATAAGAGCAAAAAAGAACCACGGCCTGGTGGAAAGCTCAAACTTACTATGATCTTAGAAATGAAGAAAGCATTTTTTAGAAATATGTACAGTATTAGTTAAGGTTAACTTCTATAGAAAACAATTAGAACCCTAACATCAATTATACTTCTTCATGAAGACACTAACTACTTGAACTAACACAGAACAGATTGCTTCTATTACTTATCTATCATTTAGGAGGCAAACCGAAAATAAGACACTACAGTAGTGTATCTGATAATGTCAGTGGTGCATATTCTTTTACTATTTTCAGGAAAAGGATAAATGTTATGGCTCCTTTATATTCTCAATCGATCTTGTTCAATTAAAAAAGAGGATTTTTGTAGGTTCTTGAACCAAGATGAAGCAATCACAGGGAGAGTATCTCTCAATGCCAACAGGAATGGGGATGATCTAGCACTACTCTGGTGGAGCTGACCAATACTCAACAAGATTCAAATCCTCCTAATGAAGTTGGTGGTTTTAACTGTTTGCTGTGATAATTAAAACAGAGTTTCATTAGCATTCTTCAATGTTTAGTTCTCTATGAATCATTGCAGGAAAATGGTATAAGTAGTTCCCGACCTGAATAGAGGAGCATTAGAATGCTATATATAACTTTAGACAGAAATGAATATACTTCTTCAACCATTGACATATCTGTCAAGTGATTTGTTACAAACAAGCACccacaatgaaaatattacttggttCTTGTAAGCAAATTATCCTTGTAAAAAGTTGAACTTCTTTTTATTGTAATAAAATCCAGTGCATGATAAATTAACTTTTTTCTTGTTTCCTAAGTTGCATGCATTGCACTTGCTTGAATAAGAGGTAAACACAGCTATTTGTTTTATCAATTAATGAAAGATTTTGATCAAgtcttaccaaaaaaaaagagatcttGTTCAAGCATATTTTTCAAATGATTGAATCAGAGAAAAAGTCCTTGTAAAATCAGTCACAAGTATCACCCATAATGAGTCTTATGTCCTTTATATTATAAAGAGAGCCTATTTTAtttttccacaaaaaaaaaaacgagtcGAGGCACAAAAGCAACGTAAGTAACATCTGTTTTTTGACTCCAAAAAATTAAACATCAAATATCATTCCAAACATCATCTAGTATGGAGTCAACACAAAATGAACTTGGAAAATAGAAGTAATGATAAACTTGATGAAGGTCGCCAAGTAAGGTATAAAGCTAAGTTAACAGAAATGATTAGTGCTCAGTCATCAGTTGAAGATATGACTTAAATCATGTGGGCAAGAAAACCAAACCTGGACATAATTCTGAAactaataaatgcataaatctgAAAACTAGGCATCTAAAACTTAATCTCCAATACTTTTTTTGGTATGTTGTCTTGACTCATTTTTGGCAGTAAAGCAAGCTTCCTCAGGGAATGTGTTGGAGAAATTACTGCCATACAATGAAAATGAGTTAAATCAATTCAACAATTTGCCGCAGAAAGGGAAAAGATGAATCTCAAGCTATAAAGCACCATGAGAATTCATGTTGAATTTTAAGCTATATAGCAAGGAATCCCACAATGTTGTGATGTCTTAGCCTTGTCTTATCCCACAAACAGTAGTTAGCTATTTTCAATACCTTGGGTAAAAAGTGATGCTCCTGGATGGTGGGCAAGTTGAACAATTACAATCCAGTTGTGAAGATCCTAAAGTACCAAAAGTTTATAATGAAGTCATTGTCAAAAAtgcaataattaaatcaagtctgATTATGTTTTCAATGAAGTTGAGTTTTATAATATTAAGACAGCTGAAAATAATGCTTTATAAACTTCTACAGAAAAATGAGGTTTATGATTAGGCTTGTGGATGATGGATTTACAAAGCATGTGGGACAAAAAAGAATGCAGCCGTCATTATAATCCAAGGGCTGAATCTTATATGTAAAAGGACAAGGCTAGCTAGATCATGGTTGAACCTGGTAAGCCAAGAACAATCAATTACCCAAAGGTTTATGTACTCATACATGGGAAAAGAGGATATGTAGATTCATCTGTTCTTGCATTTATGAGAATCTTTCACCAAATGGAAGCACCAGAATGACATCCTATGCAATGGGGCAACTAAGGAAACATTGAATTAAATTAAGCCGTCATGAGCTTAAGGCAAATCATCATGCGGCCTTCAGGCTTAAACTCTGATGACTATTAAAAACTGCACAGATTGACGTCAAATCACCTTAAAAAGTTTGGCATTCCTTCACATATGAATCTTTCCCTAGATAGCCTCCTTGCATAAGATTGACATCAGAGACCTCCATATATGTCTCCATCACATTGGAACTGTCCTGCATTATGGTCTTTCTATTTCTGTTTTATATTGGACTTTAAGCAGCATTTTTTATTCTTAGCTTAGGAAGGCTTATCTAGTGATGGAAAAGTTTTGGCATTTGACTAGAAATATAATAAGAGTCTTATGTTAGTTATCAAAAGGATTGATTATCTGAAATTTAGATAATAGATAGAAACTTACTAAGATTTATCTATCAGGTTCAGACTCTAAAAAGGGAATAATTTTTTCCTGTAACAACATCTTATACAGGTCTGATAAAGACTCAAACCAACTTTTCTTCCATCGTGAAGAAAGCACTCATCGAGGTTGTATGTTTTCTATAGTTTTCAATAAGAAATTCAGCATTTCTTAAACACAGCACATACACGGCCCCCACCCCCtccgaaaaaaagaaagaaatgaaaagaaaaggtttACTTGGCATGAAGCTGCTTTCTTCTTGATGTATGGTTGATTCACCAAGTTTCTTACTTTAGTCCCTTACTGCTTGTTTTATCATTCTTTCAATTTCCTTGGTCTGAAATTCAAgttaataatgaaacattatttGCAAAATAGCAGATGGCATAACAGTTTACATCTCTTTGAgtaagaaaataattttaactggCAATGGAGCATGAATCAGTCACAACGTACCATAGTCTACTTAAATTGCTGTGATGAAAACTGACTTGTTAAAGCATCATAATATATCATCCCCATTCACTAGACAAACTAGTTGCTCTTCCAAAACTTGTGTTGATACAACATGAAATAAAGAGCTGAATTATTTCCACAAGGAACTGATCAAAGGAGACAAATCTCTTCCAAGAGTGGATTATTTTCCTCATTTATGGTTATAAATTTATGAATAGTATAAATAGATTATCTTGTTTGGACTGTGTGATTACCGGTTAAACAAAACTGGTTAAGAACTAAATCTCAACCAAAGACAGGAAAATATAAGTCATGCATCACAGtataaaagaaacaaataaagTTACTTATGCCAGAATAGATTATATAATCCATACTGTTCAGTCCGTGCTTTCTTGCGTTGATGTCCTCCCTTCTGCTTCTTCCTCGAGCGCTTGCTCTGGCTGCTAGGAACCCCGTCTTGAGCATCATAGGATTGAATAGATGGCCCAGCCAGATCATTTACTTGGTTTTGTTCAGCATGATAAGATCCATCAGATGACTCGAACACCCTACTCTTTAATCCTGAAGGTAGACCACCTTGTGCAAGATCTGGCGGTGATGTGCCCCCTCCAATTGGTCCAAAACTTTGCTCGCATGGATATTCTTCTTTAGGTTTCTTAGCTTCAAGAAGTGGTTGTGTCTCTGCAGCAGCAGGAAGTTGGCCCAAGaccaattgcttatgatttgtaACACCAACTATGTCATCATTTGCTGGGGCAGCCtgaatttcttttcctttcacaGTACTGCCACTGGAGTCATTCCTTGCCTGCTGTCCTGAGGCTACATTTCCCAGAAGTGATAAACCTGAGTCACTGTTCTTTTGTATTACAGCATACAATTTACCCTTGGATTTTACAATTTGAGACATGACAGTCCTTGTATCAGAGTGAGCTGCAAAACATTATGAATGATTAAAGAGCTTCTTCGACAAGTAACTCTATGACTTCTTAATGCATGCTCTAAATTAACCAGGTACAAATCAAGTAAGCACAATAAAGAGAACCTAAGATGGATTGAATAACAGCACGTGCAGCAATCTGTTCTGCTTCCTTCTTGTTTCTTCCTGCAGCACCTGTATAAGTTTTTCCATCAAAAACCAAAGATGATATAAAAGAAGGAAGCAGCACCCCTTCTAATTGAGATGTTGTGTACGTAGGCTTCTCTATATTCATCTTCACTGCATACTCGTAAAGGATAGACTTGCAGAATGTAGTATCCTGCAAAGTGGTAAAAAAAAGTCAGATATTTTGATATACATAATCTTTCAAAAGGCAAAGTTTatgctataaaaaaaaagaaacacaaaCATGATGTCATGAATAACACATAAGCAAAGTCATTATCAGTACCATCATTATCAACTATTTCTTCGAGAACATGATTTGAATTTTTATACACAAACTAGTAAGTTTACATAGaactataaattttaaattattaaaatatctaATTTGTCAGCTGGTTAACATATTTTAGTTTTTGGCTGAAGCATAGTTAGGTGGTATATTGTGATGCtcaaaaaatattataggtAAAACATTCGTCATGATTAATGGCGATACTGATTTCAGTAGAGAACGATACCTCAAAATAGTGGCGAACTTCACATTAGCAAAAGTAGAAATAATTGCATTCAGTTATAACTGAACAAAAGACTATGAAGCTCCAAAGTAAAAGTTTACGGTATTAGGGGCTAATTCAAGCAGTTCCAGAGCTATATCAATTAGTTTTTAGTATGAAAACAAAGTAGGTAGAGTGGCTTATCTCGCCCTTCCAAATGATAAGTGGCTTATCTCGCCCTTCCAAATGATAAGAAGTTATATTGCTTTACTGAGAAATTATAAGAAGTTATATCTCATAGTCTCATTTTTAAGTCGCAGAGCTGAAGATAAGATATCATAGCTCATCTCACTTCCACAAGTGAACTTGTGAATGCATACATGTGCACAAATTATTATGTAATGGTTGCACCCAACAAGTAACATGAAGTGAAAGTCATGGAGCCCAATTACTTAGTAATATATTTCAAACGCAAACAAATGATATAGCATTCATTGCCCTTTGTTATATGAACAATTGATCCGAAACTTTAGACAACACTTGAGACTGATAAACAAATCATATGACATCTACTGCATCATTTTTTCAAATGATCAACTGACCTGAAAATATCCTATAAAGCTTTGTGGTTATGATTTATATTCAATGATCATAATGCTTTTTGTTGGGTAATCTTAAATTCACCTAAAGCCtattttgttttatgagcaacATACTGAATTTGCAAACAAATGCATGACTTAGCAAAACAATTACAAAGAAGGAACAACAAATTTCTTAATCTTCTTAGTGTATGACTGTATAATTAAAGAATAAAAGGCAGCCTTAAATCTCTCGATAAGATATTTTAGGATATGACATCCattgcatcattttttttcgATGATCAACTGATCTGCAAATGTCCTATAAAGCATTGTGGTTATGATTTTTATTCCATAATTTTCATGCTTTCTGTTGGGTAATCTTAAATTTACCTACATGGAACATATATCCCTGCCTAACCCTTGTTTTGCTTTATGAGCAACATACTGAATTCACAAACAAATGCACGACTTAGCAAAACAATAACAGAGAAGGAAcaaaaaattacttaatcttctTAGCGGACGACAATATAATTAACGAATAAAAAGTAGGCTTAGATGTCTAAATATAATATCGTAGCAGTTCTTTTTGTATTAGCTCTCTTGTTTTCTGTACAAGTACCAAAACAAATTAAGAAACAAATAACTCAAATTGCAAGACCAGTGGTATCAATTTTTGAAGTATGGACATACAGACACCACACAGCAATTGGAAGTGTAAAAATGTTGCAATGACAAATTTAAGTAAAACAATGATTAGATAGATGCAACATACTGCATGAATTAGGGAAATTCCTTCATCCTTTATCTTCCTAGATATGCCTTCAAGAGCAAGTTTTGCCACGTCTTGCTCTGCTTCTTTTCGATGAAGAAATGTCCGAGATGATATGAATGTCACTCCATCTATCAAAACAGTAGATCTGAATTGTGGTGCATGCGGATGCccttcattaatagtttgatatATTGGCAAAGGTATGGATGACCTTTGAGCATATTCTTGTAAGCGGTTTTTATGCATGAATTGCTCTGCCAATACATGAAGAGCAAAATTGAATTAATCTAAAAAAGAAATATCCATTCAGTTAATTGAGATCACTTGACTTTCTATATAACAAAGAAAATCCATAACATTTAAATGGAATTAAAATTAGTGCAGCAtgtatttctttttcatttataaagaatcatattcaaatttcatcactcaaaacaaaaagaaccaaaaaaataatCTGATCATACGAAGAAaaacaataaccaagaaaaccatAAGTATATCAGCCAAATCATGCCCTGCTCAAATATATACTATTCCAGCATTTTACCTTCAGCAACAACCATCCATGATCAACCCTTAGAAAAATCCATCTCAATTAGGCCGTGTCTGCTTGGCATTATTTGAGAAAACCAATTACAATCTAAAACTTTAAAGTAGATTTAAAAACTATTTGCAAGTTATTTAGAAAATTAACCAGACAAACCCACAAATTAACATTATAACTTCTTTCATGCAAGAATTGCAAAATGAGAAAGCTGAGAAAATAAACCAATAATCTTCTGCAGCATTAATTTTGCTAATAAAAATAGGAGCAAAAGTTACTATCCTGCTATCATGTAGAAATGGTCCCAGTTATTAACTTAAATCAGTAACTAACTACATGCTGATAATCATGTAATACAATGCCCTAAACAACAAGAGGGTAAAAGTAGTACACAATACTCGATATTAGTATAACAAAAGCCAAGTGATCCCCCACATACTCTATCAGCAAAGCACTTAACAAGAGGTGGTTAAGCTAGTCAGTGTAGACTGGTTAGATTTGccatttagaatcaaatttttcatGACATATACAACTTCTGCTAAACTAAATTAAACATCCCACAGGACTCTTGTAACTTTCTCATAgtacacttctaaaaatttcttagTTAACTAATTAGCTTAATTTATATAGTCATAGAACTAATAACAATAGGTGACCCACAgacaatttaattttcaaagtTTTAGTAGAGACCAGTAATACAACTGCATACTTCCTTTGATCTCATTCTTTGCCCTTATACAACTTCACCCTTAGGCAGCAAAACTCTTTTCACCATGGTATAACATGAGTCAAATGACATACCATTATGGAGTAGCTAGTGATATTAGTTACAAGCAAGGTTCGTCGTGCCGGTCGATACCGTACCGTATCGGATGTACCGTACCGTATCGGATGTACTGTACCGTATTAGTACCGAACTGGTATGCAAATTTGTACAGACCAACACTCAATATACGTCACTGTCTCATATCGTACAGCATACCGACATTGTAATAGGATAGTACCGATAAAGGATTCGGTACCGAGATGGTGAACTTTGGTTACAAGACCTACTAATAAAACCCATGATCCAAAATATTAAGGCACTAATCTAAGAGATTGCATCAAATTAGTATTGAAGTATGCTGAACCAATATTTTAATGATACTAttcagcacctcatagttaaaAATAAGTTATTCAAATTAGAGTATTGTTCTGCAGGCTGCTTCAAAACCCTTCACATTCAAACCTAGATCAAATCCCAAACGATAATACATGAAAGAGTCATATCAACCGTTCCTACAAAAAAGCACTTTGAGTGGAGGATCAAGATATCAAAAATTGGGTGTTGATCTTTGTCAAATTCTTTAAGAAGTCTTTCTTCAAATATCATACATCTAAAGAGGTCCAGCACAATTAACTAGTCTGAATAAAATGATCAAAAGCTTATTGCATGTTAATATTTTGTTCTGGAAACtataagcttcttaaacaaagaTTCTATCAGTGTTATTTTATCaacaaatttttaaattaaaccaTTCCTAAGTATCTAATCAGATATATGCTATGACATTTATGCTCTTAATTGAATTGATTGTACCTTAGTTCATAAAATAGCAGTACAAGTAGCATCTTGGAAATTTGTTCACCAAAGGCTGATGTagaatttatgatcatggatgaaCTATCAAATAAGTATTCATAT is a genomic window of Phoenix dactylifera cultivar Barhee BC4 chromosome 4, palm_55x_up_171113_PBpolish2nd_filt_p, whole genome shotgun sequence containing:
- the LOC103722271 gene encoding double-stranded RNA-binding protein 1-like isoform X1; translated protein: MALVQPSPPQMEVAARPNPEQFMHKNRLQEYAQRSSIPLPIYQTINEGHPHAPQFRSTVLIDGVTFISSRTFLHRKEAEQDVAKLALEGISRKIKDEGISLIHADTTFCKSILYEYAVKMNIEKPTYTTSQLEGVLLPSFISSLVFDGKTYTGAAGRNKKEAEQIAARAVIQSILAHSDTRTVMSQIVKSKGKLYAVIQKNSDSGLSLLGNVASGQQARNDSSGSTVKGKEIQAAPANDDIVGVTNHKQLVLGQLPAAAETQPLLEAKKPKEEYPCEQSFGPIGGGTSPPDLAQGGLPSGLKSRVFESSDGSYHAEQNQVNDLAGPSIQSYDAQDGVPSSQSKRSRKKQKGGHQRKKARTEHNFSNTFPEEACFTAKNESRQHTKKSHRQLHLCSAVCVAK
- the LOC103722271 gene encoding double-stranded RNA-binding protein 1-like isoform X4; the encoded protein is MALVQPSPPQMEVAARPNPEQFMHKNRLQEYAQRSSIPLPIYQTINEGHPHAPQFRSTVLIDGVTFISSRTFLHRKEAEQDVAKLALEGISRKIKDEGISLIHADTTFCKSILYEYAVKMNIEKPTYTTSQLEGVLLPSFISSLVFDGKTYTGAAGRNKKEAEQIAARAVIQSILAHSDTRTVMSQIVKSKGKLYAVIQKNSDSGLSLLGNVASGQQARNDSSGSTVKGKEIQAAPANDDIVGVTNHKQLVLGQLPAAAETQPLLEAKKPKEEYPCEQSFGPIGGGTSPPDLAQGGLPSGLKSRVFESSDGSYHAEQNQVNDLAGPSIQSYDAQDGVPSSQSKRSRKKQKGGHQRKKARTEQPSSTPPV
- the LOC103722271 gene encoding double-stranded RNA-binding protein 1-like isoform X5, encoding MALVQPSPPQMEVAARPNPEQFMHKNRLQEYAQRSSIPLPIYQTINEGHPHAPQFRSTVLIDGVTFISSRTFLHRKEAEQDVAKLALEGISRKIKDEGISLIHADTTFCKSILYEYAVKMNIEKPTYTTSQLEGVLLPSFISSLVFDGKTYTGAAGRNKKEAEQIAARAVIQSILAHSDTRTVMSQIVKSKGKLYAVIQKNSDSGLSLLGNVASGQQARNDSSGSTVKGKEIQAAPANDDIVGVTNHKQLVLGQLPAAAETQPLLEAKKPKEEYPCEQSFGPIGGGTSPPDLAQGGLPSGLKSRVFESSDGSYHAEQNQVNDLAGPSIQSYDAQDGVPSSQSKRSRKKQKGGHQRKKARTEQIFTTGL
- the LOC103722271 gene encoding double-stranded RNA-binding protein 1-like isoform X3; this translates as MHKNRLQEYAQRSSIPLPIYQTINEGHPHAPQFRSTVLIDGVTFISSRTFLHRKEAEQDVAKLALEGISRKIKDEGISLIHADTTFCKSILYEYAVKMNIEKPTYTTSQLEGVLLPSFISSLVFDGKTYTGAAGRNKKEAEQIAARAVIQSILAHSDTRTVMSQIVKSKGKLYAVIQKNSDSGLSLLGNVASGQQARNDSSGSTVKGKEIQAAPANDDIVGVTNHKQLVLGQLPAAAETQPLLEAKKPKEEYPCEQSFGPIGGGTSPPDLAQGGLPSGLKSRVFESSDGSYHAEQNQVNDLAGPSIQSYDAQDGVPSSQSKRSRKKQKGGHQRKKARTEHNFSNTFPEEACFTAKNESRQHTKKSHRQLHLCSAVCVAK
- the LOC103722271 gene encoding double-stranded RNA-binding protein 1-like isoform X2, which codes for MVVAEEQFMHKNRLQEYAQRSSIPLPIYQTINEGHPHAPQFRSTVLIDGVTFISSRTFLHRKEAEQDVAKLALEGISRKIKDEGISLIHADTTFCKSILYEYAVKMNIEKPTYTTSQLEGVLLPSFISSLVFDGKTYTGAAGRNKKEAEQIAARAVIQSILAHSDTRTVMSQIVKSKGKLYAVIQKNSDSGLSLLGNVASGQQARNDSSGSTVKGKEIQAAPANDDIVGVTNHKQLVLGQLPAAAETQPLLEAKKPKEEYPCEQSFGPIGGGTSPPDLAQGGLPSGLKSRVFESSDGSYHAEQNQVNDLAGPSIQSYDAQDGVPSSQSKRSRKKQKGGHQRKKARTEHNFSNTFPEEACFTAKNESRQHTKKSHRQLHLCSAVCVAK